In one window of Paenarthrobacter nicotinovorans DNA:
- the leuC gene encoding 3-isopropylmalate dehydratase large subunit, producing the protein MGKTLAEKVWDAHVVRKGEGEGANAQPDLLFIDLHLVHEVTSPQAFEGLRLAGRKLRRVDLTIATEDHNTPTLDIDKPIADLTSRTQIETLRANCKEFGVRLHSLGDKEQGIVHVVGPQLGLTQPGMTVVCGDSHTSTHGAFGALAMGIGTSEVEHVMATQTLSLKPFKTMAINVEGTLRPGVTAKDIILAVIAKIGTGGGQGYVLEYRGSAIRALSMDARMTICNMSIEAGARAGMVAPDQTTYDYMQGRPHAPEGADWDAAVEYWNTLHTDADATFDVEVDLDADTLEPFVTWGTNPGQGVSLSAKVPSPEDFGDENAKAAAERALQYMGLEAGTPMKDIRVDTVFLGSCTNSRIEDLRAAADIIRGREKDPKVRMLVVPGSARVRLEAEAEGLDKVFKDFGAEWRFAGCSMCLGMNPDQLEPGERCASTSNRNFEGRQGKGGRTHLVSPVVAAATAVRGTLSSPSDLESAATGTLTGIAV; encoded by the coding sequence GTGGGAAAGACACTGGCCGAGAAAGTCTGGGACGCGCACGTTGTGCGCAAGGGTGAAGGCGAAGGAGCCAATGCCCAGCCCGATCTTCTCTTCATCGACCTTCACCTGGTTCACGAAGTAACATCCCCGCAGGCATTCGAGGGCCTGCGCCTGGCCGGCCGCAAGCTGCGCCGCGTGGACCTGACCATCGCCACGGAGGACCACAACACTCCCACGCTGGACATCGACAAACCGATCGCCGACCTCACCAGCCGCACCCAGATCGAAACCCTGCGCGCCAACTGCAAGGAATTCGGTGTGCGGCTGCACTCACTGGGTGACAAGGAACAAGGCATCGTCCACGTCGTGGGTCCGCAGCTGGGCCTGACCCAGCCCGGCATGACCGTGGTCTGCGGCGACTCGCACACCTCCACCCATGGCGCCTTCGGTGCACTGGCCATGGGTATCGGCACGTCGGAAGTGGAGCACGTCATGGCCACCCAGACACTGTCCTTGAAGCCGTTCAAGACCATGGCCATCAACGTCGAGGGCACCTTGCGTCCGGGCGTCACTGCCAAGGACATCATCCTCGCGGTCATCGCCAAGATCGGTACCGGCGGTGGCCAGGGCTACGTCCTGGAATACCGTGGTTCGGCTATCCGTGCCCTGTCCATGGACGCCCGCATGACCATCTGCAACATGTCCATCGAGGCCGGCGCACGTGCCGGCATGGTCGCGCCGGACCAGACCACGTACGACTACATGCAGGGCCGCCCCCACGCGCCGGAAGGCGCTGACTGGGATGCCGCCGTCGAGTACTGGAACACGCTGCACACCGACGCCGACGCGACCTTCGACGTCGAGGTGGACCTGGACGCTGACACGCTTGAGCCGTTCGTGACCTGGGGTACCAACCCGGGGCAAGGTGTTTCCCTCTCGGCCAAGGTTCCGTCTCCCGAAGACTTCGGTGACGAGAACGCCAAGGCTGCCGCTGAGCGTGCCTTGCAGTACATGGGCCTGGAAGCCGGAACGCCCATGAAGGACATCCGCGTGGACACCGTGTTCCTGGGGTCCTGCACGAACTCCCGCATCGAGGACCTGCGCGCCGCAGCGGATATCATCCGGGGCCGGGAGAAGGATCCGAAGGTACGGATGCTGGTGGTTCCCGGATCGGCGCGCGTCCGCCTGGAAGCCGAGGCCGAGGGCCTGGACAAGGTCTTCAAGGACTTCGGTGCCGAATGGCGCTTTGCCGGCTGCTCCATGTGCCTGGGCATGAACCCGGACCAGCTGGAACCGGGGGAGCGTTGCGCCTCAACGTCCAACCGCAACTTCGAGGGCCGCCAAGGCAAGGGCGGCCGCACACACCTGGTCTCGCCCGTGGTGGCTGCAGCGACTGCCGTCCGCGGCACGCTGAGCTCGCCGTCGGACCTTGAGTCCGCCGCCACAGGCACTTTGACCGGAATCGCAGTCTAG
- a CDS encoding dynamin family protein, whose translation MTEHADPPAARSSPVPPSAAAAVETLEAARAGLAATTLPLAVPEVQEARQWIRESLAQLDDYIIPRYRSLDAPLLAVVGGSTGAGKSTLVNALVGFPVTRSGAIRPTTRQPILLHHPNDAEWFEGQRILPNLQRIRGTVSSVPVPANQAGAAPDAQAITSLVLLGHPAVAQGIALLDAPDVDSISDDNRRLAGQLLAAADLWIFVTTANRYADAVPWRLLLDAASRDITVAVVLDRVPPAAEDEVRTDLQAMLDRQGLGEAKLFVVSESALDGLGMLPEGAVEPLRLWLGALAANAAGRAEVARRTLNGAVKAVSLRLEAVAVATAAQDAAARDLEGSCSEEYGHALTRILEATKDGALLRGEVLARWQDFVGTGEFFRALEQNIGRMRDRMGAFFRGEPAPAVKVETAIETGLQAVILDEAATAAENVDRRWRADPAGRQLLGHDDLSGTSEGFDAKAAAAIRAWQEGLMEMIRTQGQGKRTQARWLSFGVNGLGAALMVVVFSMTAGLSGLEIGIAGGTAVVGQKLLEAVFGEDAVRRLAQQARQDLHTQCQRLLDEERLRFLTRLETVQPVSGPDLALHAKALRRLAGTA comes from the coding sequence GTGACCGAACACGCAGACCCGCCGGCAGCCCGGAGCAGCCCTGTGCCCCCGAGTGCGGCAGCCGCCGTCGAAACCCTGGAAGCTGCACGCGCCGGACTTGCGGCCACCACCCTTCCTTTGGCGGTGCCCGAAGTGCAGGAGGCCCGCCAATGGATACGGGAGTCCCTGGCGCAGCTCGATGATTACATCATTCCCCGCTACCGCAGCCTGGACGCGCCGCTGCTGGCCGTCGTCGGCGGTTCAACCGGGGCCGGAAAGTCGACGTTGGTCAATGCCCTGGTGGGGTTTCCGGTGACCCGCTCGGGAGCGATCAGGCCTACAACGCGCCAACCGATCCTTCTGCACCACCCCAACGATGCGGAATGGTTCGAAGGACAGAGGATCCTTCCGAACTTGCAGCGGATCCGGGGAACGGTCTCGTCAGTCCCCGTCCCGGCGAACCAGGCCGGCGCGGCCCCCGACGCCCAGGCGATCACCTCGCTGGTATTGCTGGGGCACCCTGCTGTGGCGCAGGGCATTGCCCTGCTGGATGCCCCGGATGTCGACTCCATTTCCGACGACAACCGCAGACTCGCGGGGCAGCTGCTCGCCGCGGCCGACCTTTGGATCTTCGTCACCACCGCCAACCGCTACGCCGACGCCGTTCCATGGCGTCTGCTCCTTGATGCGGCTTCGCGGGACATCACCGTGGCCGTGGTCCTGGACCGTGTGCCGCCGGCAGCTGAGGACGAAGTCCGGACCGACCTGCAGGCGATGCTGGACCGGCAGGGACTTGGGGAGGCGAAACTCTTTGTCGTGTCCGAAAGCGCGTTGGACGGGCTGGGAATGTTGCCGGAGGGAGCGGTGGAGCCCTTGCGCCTGTGGCTCGGTGCCTTGGCCGCCAATGCCGCCGGCCGTGCCGAGGTTGCCCGGCGGACACTCAACGGTGCCGTCAAGGCCGTGAGTCTTCGCCTGGAGGCTGTAGCGGTCGCCACGGCGGCACAGGACGCTGCAGCCCGTGACCTGGAGGGATCGTGCTCCGAGGAATACGGGCACGCACTGACCCGCATCCTGGAAGCAACCAAGGATGGGGCACTCCTCCGCGGAGAAGTATTGGCCCGTTGGCAGGATTTCGTGGGAACGGGGGAGTTCTTTCGGGCCCTGGAGCAGAACATCGGCCGGATGAGGGACCGCATGGGCGCCTTTTTCCGAGGCGAACCGGCACCGGCTGTAAAGGTGGAGACGGCGATCGAAACAGGGCTGCAGGCAGTGATCCTCGATGAAGCGGCCACTGCTGCTGAAAACGTTGACAGGCGCTGGCGGGCGGACCCGGCTGGCCGCCAACTACTGGGCCACGACGACCTCTCCGGAACCAGCGAAGGCTTCGATGCCAAGGCGGCCGCGGCAATCCGTGCTTGGCAGGAAGGCCTGATGGAGATGATCCGGACCCAAGGACAGGGGAAGCGGACCCAGGCCAGGTGGCTGTCCTTCGGGGTCAACGGGCTTGGTGCTGCGCTCATGGTGGTGGTCTTCTCCATGACGGCTGGCCTGAGTGGTCTGGAAATCGGAATCGCGGGCGGCACAGCGGTGGTCGGGCAGAAGCTGCTCGAAGCGGTATTCGGCGAGGATGCTGTCCGTCGCCTTGCCCAGCAGGCCAGGCAGGACCTGCACACGCAGTGCCAGCGCCTGCTGGATGAAGAACGGCTCCGCTTCCTCACCAGGCTCGAGACCGTTCAGCCGGTCTCGGGTCCTGATCTCGCTCTGCACGCCAAGGCCCTCCGCCGACTGGCAGGGACTGCATGA
- a CDS encoding HAD family hydrolase codes for MAIATAFGAIRGVLFDIDDTLVDLEYAMTTALRDVSEHLLPGLDQAGWVKFGRIFTHETTHFYDRYLAGELTFNEQRLLRGRAALGHFGVELDDGEDAQAWVAEYHQRQTAYVRAFSDVEGVLDALDAAGIPYGAVSNNVHDYQRAKLDGAGLSRIGILVGTDTVGVAKPNPAIYLEGVRLLGTEPGETLYVGDNRLLDADGADAAGLVGVWLNRTGEVVEEFTGRQVDSLAQLLAKTPTAA; via the coding sequence ATGGCGATTGCAACTGCTTTCGGCGCTATCCGCGGTGTCCTGTTCGACATTGACGACACTCTGGTGGACCTGGAATACGCCATGACGACAGCTTTGCGTGACGTCAGCGAACATCTCCTGCCCGGCCTTGACCAGGCCGGGTGGGTGAAGTTCGGCCGGATCTTCACGCACGAAACAACGCATTTCTACGACCGGTACCTTGCCGGTGAGCTGACCTTCAATGAGCAGCGGCTGCTGCGGGGCAGGGCCGCCCTGGGTCACTTTGGAGTGGAACTCGACGACGGCGAGGACGCGCAAGCGTGGGTGGCCGAGTATCACCAACGCCAGACAGCGTACGTTCGCGCCTTCTCTGATGTTGAAGGTGTGCTGGACGCGCTCGATGCTGCCGGGATCCCTTACGGGGCTGTCAGCAACAACGTGCACGATTACCAGCGTGCCAAGTTGGACGGCGCCGGCCTGTCGCGGATCGGGATCCTGGTGGGGACGGACACTGTGGGTGTCGCCAAACCCAACCCGGCAATCTACCTTGAGGGCGTGCGCCTTCTCGGCACGGAACCGGGGGAGACACTCTACGTAGGCGACAACCGGCTGCTTGATGCCGATGGTGCCGACGCAGCAGGGCTGGTGGGAGTCTGGCTCAACAGGACCGGCGAAGTGGTGGAAGAGTTCACCGGGCGCCAGGTGGATTCCCTCGCGCAATTGCTGGCCAAGACCCCGACGGCCGCCTGA
- a CDS encoding MBL fold metallo-hydrolase: protein MATPDHAPTGGSSLQRSSALTRFRLAPNPGPMSLDGTNSYVIGAPGSGTSAVVDPGPQDEQHLAELAAAGRVELILITHRHADHTEASARFHELTGAPVRAMSPEYCHGGEPLRHGEVINAGGVEIRVLATPGHTSDSVCFHLPDDGPRGSVLTGDTILGRGTTVLDYPDGRLGDYLASLDKLQALGGATLLPAHGPVLPALDGKCREYREHRLQRLAQIRAALEQVGQDATIAQVTDVVYADVDPSVRWAAETSVAAQLEYLRS from the coding sequence ATGGCGACTCCAGACCACGCGCCCACGGGCGGCTCCTCCTTGCAGCGAAGCAGCGCACTGACACGCTTCCGGCTTGCACCCAACCCCGGCCCGATGAGCCTGGACGGCACCAACTCATACGTCATCGGCGCTCCTGGTTCGGGCACATCAGCCGTTGTGGACCCGGGCCCCCAGGATGAACAACACTTGGCCGAACTGGCAGCAGCCGGCCGGGTGGAGTTGATCCTGATAACCCATCGCCACGCCGACCACACTGAGGCATCCGCGCGTTTTCATGAGCTGACGGGCGCTCCGGTGCGGGCGATGTCCCCGGAATACTGCCATGGCGGCGAGCCTCTCCGGCACGGTGAGGTCATCAACGCGGGGGGCGTGGAAATCCGTGTGCTGGCAACGCCCGGCCATACCTCGGATTCGGTGTGTTTCCATCTCCCCGACGACGGTCCCCGAGGATCGGTCCTTACAGGCGACACCATTCTGGGCCGGGGCACCACTGTGTTGGACTACCCGGATGGCCGGCTGGGGGACTACCTTGCCAGCTTGGATAAGCTTCAGGCCCTCGGCGGGGCAACACTGCTCCCCGCCCACGGCCCTGTTCTTCCAGCACTGGACGGGAAGTGCCGCGAATACCGTGAACATCGGCTGCAGCGTCTTGCGCAGATCAGGGCAGCCCTGGAACAGGTGGGCCAGGACGCAACGATCGCCCAGGTTACGGACGTGGTGTACGCCGACGTCGACCCCTCCGTCAGGTGGGCCGCTGAGACCTCCGTGGCCGCGCAGCTGGAATACCTTCGAAGCTAA
- a CDS encoding GTPase: MSRHSLVRESSALQRRLEALNTARELAEGVLPDQELQSVYNVLERATSRRSLSAGHTVVGFFGATGSGKSSLFNAVSGSELATAAARRPTTSEPLAGIWGEEGSGPLLDWLVVKDRHVLPPVTGFADEDSGLVLLDLPDFDSTRVENREIVQRMVGMVDVLVWVMDPQKYADAAVHNDFLRPMATHGAVTLVVLNQIDKLGAPDVAAVLDSLEGILARDGLGTVRVLGASALTGDGVSAVRGAIRNVVVQRAATTQRLAADVAKAAAGLSKASGDGEARGIKANARARLASELATAANVPVVVDAVQRSFQRESARRTGWPVTRWLLRFRPDPLRRLNLGRSDTRPELSRTSLPPAGAPERARTDAAVREFADEASAGAPGPWRAAIRGAARDGRDQLPDALDQAIAGADLKTAKRPLWWLLFNTLQWLALLLAVGGLGWLGVLAALGYFQMPEPEVPRTEGWPWPTLMVAGGVALGVLLAITGRILGGWAARIRAAGAAKRLKAAVAVVAEQRIVEPVGVEITRLKAFNAALKAARPD, from the coding sequence ATGAGCCGCCACAGTCTGGTCCGTGAGTCGTCCGCATTGCAGCGCAGGCTCGAAGCCCTCAATACCGCACGCGAGCTGGCCGAAGGCGTTCTTCCCGATCAGGAACTCCAGTCCGTCTACAACGTTCTGGAGCGGGCAACTTCCCGGCGCTCGTTGTCGGCAGGACATACCGTGGTGGGCTTTTTCGGAGCCACCGGGAGCGGCAAGTCATCCCTGTTCAACGCAGTTTCCGGCAGCGAACTGGCCACCGCGGCTGCGCGGCGGCCCACCACCTCCGAGCCTTTGGCGGGTATCTGGGGCGAGGAGGGCAGCGGACCCCTGCTCGATTGGTTGGTCGTGAAGGACCGTCATGTACTTCCGCCGGTTACCGGCTTTGCCGACGAGGACAGTGGGCTGGTGCTCCTGGACCTGCCGGACTTCGATTCCACCCGGGTGGAAAACCGGGAGATTGTCCAACGGATGGTTGGCATGGTGGATGTCCTGGTGTGGGTGATGGACCCGCAGAAATACGCCGATGCCGCGGTGCACAACGACTTCCTCCGGCCCATGGCTACCCACGGCGCCGTCACCTTGGTTGTCCTGAACCAGATCGACAAACTGGGCGCCCCGGACGTCGCCGCGGTTCTGGACTCCTTGGAAGGGATCCTCGCACGAGACGGCCTGGGGACCGTCCGCGTGCTGGGCGCGTCGGCGCTGACGGGCGACGGCGTCTCCGCCGTCCGCGGGGCCATCAGGAACGTCGTGGTCCAGCGGGCAGCGACCACGCAGCGCTTGGCAGCCGACGTCGCCAAGGCTGCTGCCGGGTTGTCGAAAGCGTCGGGCGACGGTGAAGCACGCGGGATCAAGGCAAACGCACGGGCCCGCCTTGCATCGGAACTGGCGACGGCGGCGAACGTCCCTGTGGTGGTGGACGCGGTCCAGCGTTCGTTCCAAAGGGAGTCGGCGCGCAGGACGGGGTGGCCGGTCACACGATGGTTGTTGCGGTTCCGTCCCGATCCCCTGCGGAGGCTGAATCTGGGGCGGAGCGACACCAGGCCCGAATTGAGCCGCACGTCCTTGCCTCCGGCCGGTGCCCCTGAGCGTGCCCGCACGGATGCCGCCGTCCGGGAGTTCGCCGATGAGGCCTCGGCCGGCGCTCCCGGTCCTTGGCGGGCAGCCATTCGCGGGGCAGCGAGGGATGGCCGGGACCAATTGCCCGATGCCTTGGACCAGGCCATTGCCGGAGCGGACCTGAAAACGGCTAAACGTCCCCTCTGGTGGCTGTTGTTCAACACCCTGCAATGGTTGGCCCTCCTTTTGGCGGTCGGCGGGCTGGGCTGGCTCGGAGTCCTGGCAGCCTTGGGCTACTTCCAGATGCCCGAGCCTGAGGTTCCGCGCACGGAGGGGTGGCCGTGGCCCACGTTGATGGTGGCCGGGGGAGTGGCGTTGGGAGTGCTGTTGGCCATTACCGGCCGCATTCTGGGCGGCTGGGCGGCACGCATCAGGGCAGCCGGCGCGGCGAAGCGTCTGAAAGCGGCCGTGGCCGTGGTGGCGGAGCAAAGGATCGTGGAGCCCGTGGGAGTGGAAATCACGCGGTTGAAAGCCTTCAACGCTGCACTGAAAGCCGCGCGCCCGGATTAG
- a CDS encoding IclR family transcriptional regulator, translated as MDNSSGVGVIDKAAQVLDALEAGPTTLAQLVAATGLARPTVHRLALALVHHRLVSRDIQGRFVLGSRLVELASAAGEDRLIASAGPVLIQLRDATGESAQIFRRQGDWRVCVASAERPIGLRDTIPVGTQLSMKAGSAAQVLLAWEDHDRLLEGLQNARFTPTVLAGVRRRGWGQSLGEREPGVASVSAPVRGPSGRVIAAVSISGPIERLTRQPGRLHAEVVCNAARVLTEALRKNND; from the coding sequence ATGGACAATTCTAGTGGAGTCGGTGTCATTGATAAAGCGGCCCAAGTACTCGATGCCCTCGAGGCCGGGCCAACGACACTTGCCCAGCTTGTAGCAGCCACCGGGCTCGCCCGCCCCACGGTTCACCGACTCGCCCTGGCACTGGTTCACCACAGGCTCGTCAGCCGCGACATCCAAGGGCGCTTTGTCCTGGGCAGCAGGCTCGTCGAGCTTGCTTCCGCCGCCGGCGAAGACCGGTTGATTGCTTCGGCCGGCCCGGTCCTCATCCAGCTTCGCGACGCCACAGGCGAAAGCGCACAGATCTTCCGCCGCCAAGGTGACTGGCGCGTATGCGTGGCTTCGGCAGAACGTCCCATCGGCCTGCGCGACACCATTCCCGTAGGCACGCAGCTGTCCATGAAAGCCGGTTCCGCAGCGCAAGTACTGCTGGCGTGGGAAGACCACGACCGGCTCCTTGAGGGACTGCAGAACGCCCGCTTCACGCCCACCGTCCTGGCAGGAGTACGACGCCGGGGCTGGGGTCAGAGCCTCGGCGAACGCGAGCCCGGAGTCGCCTCGGTTTCCGCGCCGGTGCGCGGACCCTCCGGCAGGGTCATCGCCGCAGTGTCCATCTCGGGTCCGATAGAACGACTCACCCGCCAGCCCGGACGCCTGCACGCCGAAGTCGTGTGCAATGCCGCGCGGGTCCTGACTGAGGCGCTGCGGAAGAACAACGACTAG
- a CDS encoding fumarylacetoacetate hydrolase family protein yields MRIARFVVDSDPLYGVVEGEPGSEEITVINGDPFFNGVERTHVKHKLEDVRLLAPIIPRSKVIGVGRNFAEHAAELGNEVPQQPLLFLKPNTSVIGPNDPIILPEFSEEVSFEAELCVVIGRICKDVPEDRADDVIFGYTCGNDLTARDVQKTDLQWARAKGFDTSAPLGPWIETELDHEDLSIQGRLNGELRQDGSTNQMIRGVRELVSIVSHAFTLLPGDVIMTGTPAGVGLVSEGDRFDVEIEGIGRLSNPVVRR; encoded by the coding sequence ATGCGTATCGCCCGGTTTGTAGTTGATTCTGATCCCCTTTACGGCGTTGTCGAAGGCGAGCCCGGCAGTGAGGAAATCACTGTCATCAACGGCGACCCCTTCTTCAACGGCGTTGAACGTACCCACGTGAAGCACAAGCTGGAGGACGTGCGGCTCCTTGCCCCCATCATTCCCCGCAGCAAGGTCATTGGCGTGGGCAGGAACTTCGCAGAACACGCTGCGGAACTCGGCAATGAAGTGCCGCAGCAGCCGCTGCTTTTCCTCAAGCCGAACACCTCTGTGATCGGCCCGAACGATCCCATCATCCTCCCCGAGTTCTCCGAGGAAGTCTCGTTCGAGGCTGAGCTGTGCGTCGTCATTGGCCGCATCTGCAAGGACGTTCCCGAGGACCGCGCGGATGACGTCATCTTCGGCTACACCTGCGGCAACGACCTCACTGCCCGCGATGTCCAGAAAACGGACCTCCAGTGGGCCCGCGCCAAGGGCTTCGATACCTCCGCGCCGCTGGGACCGTGGATCGAAACCGAATTGGATCATGAGGACCTCTCCATCCAGGGGCGCCTCAATGGTGAGCTCCGGCAGGACGGCAGCACCAACCAAATGATCCGTGGCGTTCGTGAGCTCGTATCGATCGTTTCCCACGCGTTCACGCTTCTTCCGGGCGACGTCATCATGACCGGTACCCCGGCGGGTGTCGGTCTTGTCAGCGAAGGCGACCGTTTTGACGTCGAGATCGAAGGCATCGGACGCCTCTCCAACCCCGTCGTTCGCCGCTAG
- the gltX gene encoding glutamate--tRNA ligase, giving the protein MTTASASTAASSAIPAVNAETPVRVRFCPSPTGTPHVGLIRTALFNWAYARHTGGKLIFRIEDTDSARDSEESYHQLLDALKWLGINWDEGVEVGGPHEPYRQSQRGDIYQDVIAKLKAGGHVYESYSTPDEIEARHRAAGRDPKLGYDGFDRHLTEEQLAQFKAEGREAVLRLRMPDEDLTFNDLVRGEITFKAGSVPDFAVVRANGAPLYTLVNPVDDALMGITHVLRGEDLLSSTPRQIALYRALYAIGVAEYMPEFGHLPYVMGQGNKKLSKRDPESSLFLHRERGFIPEGLLNYLSLLGWSLSADEDIFTVEQLVANFDIHDVLGNPARFDIKKAEAINGTHVRMLAPADFEERLVPYLRAAGFVGEILTPRQEEILAEAAPLVQERITLLGEAPEMLAFLFKADDAIDIADDARKGLPANLEEVLDAALAALEPIEEWTAENIQTALKQALVEDLGIKPRAAFGPVRTAISGRRISPPLFESMVILGKDSSLARVRAFRG; this is encoded by the coding sequence ATGACTACTGCTTCTGCGTCCACCGCTGCCTCCAGCGCCATTCCTGCCGTCAACGCCGAGACTCCGGTCCGAGTCCGTTTCTGCCCGTCACCCACAGGCACCCCGCACGTTGGCCTGATCCGCACGGCCTTGTTCAACTGGGCTTACGCGCGCCACACCGGCGGCAAGCTGATCTTCCGGATCGAGGACACCGACTCTGCCCGCGACAGCGAAGAGAGCTACCACCAGCTGCTGGATGCGCTCAAGTGGCTCGGCATCAACTGGGATGAAGGTGTGGAGGTCGGCGGCCCGCACGAACCCTACCGTCAGTCGCAGCGCGGCGACATTTACCAGGACGTCATCGCCAAGCTCAAGGCCGGCGGACACGTCTACGAGTCGTACTCCACCCCGGATGAGATCGAAGCCCGCCACCGGGCCGCAGGACGCGATCCCAAGCTGGGCTATGACGGATTCGACCGCCACCTCACGGAAGAGCAGCTCGCGCAGTTCAAGGCCGAGGGCAGGGAAGCCGTCCTGCGCCTCCGCATGCCGGACGAGGACCTGACGTTCAACGACCTGGTTCGCGGCGAGATCACGTTCAAAGCCGGTTCCGTCCCGGACTTCGCAGTGGTCCGCGCCAATGGTGCCCCGCTGTACACATTGGTGAACCCGGTGGACGACGCGCTCATGGGAATCACCCACGTCCTGCGTGGCGAGGACCTGCTGAGCTCCACCCCGCGGCAGATCGCCTTGTACCGGGCGCTGTACGCCATCGGTGTCGCCGAGTACATGCCGGAGTTCGGCCACCTGCCCTACGTCATGGGCCAGGGGAACAAGAAGCTGTCCAAGCGCGACCCCGAGTCGAGCCTGTTCCTCCACCGCGAACGCGGCTTCATTCCTGAGGGCCTGCTGAACTACCTGTCCCTTCTTGGCTGGTCCCTGAGCGCTGACGAAGACATCTTCACGGTGGAGCAGCTGGTGGCCAACTTCGACATCCACGATGTCCTTGGCAACCCTGCGCGCTTCGACATCAAGAAAGCCGAAGCCATCAACGGCACGCACGTCCGGATGCTTGCCCCCGCGGACTTCGAAGAGCGCTTGGTTCCGTACCTTCGTGCAGCCGGTTTCGTGGGGGAGATCCTTACCCCGCGCCAGGAAGAGATCCTCGCCGAGGCAGCCCCGCTGGTCCAGGAACGCATCACCCTGCTGGGAGAGGCTCCGGAGATGCTTGCCTTCCTGTTCAAGGCCGACGACGCCATCGACATTGCGGACGACGCCCGCAAGGGCCTCCCGGCCAACCTGGAGGAAGTTCTGGACGCGGCCCTCGCCGCTTTGGAACCCATCGAAGAGTGGACGGCGGAGAACATCCAGACCGCGCTCAAGCAGGCTTTGGTGGAGGACCTGGGCATCAAGCCCAGGGCTGCGTTCGGACCTGTCCGCACGGCCATCTCCGGTCGTCGTATTTCCCCGCCGCTGTTCGAGTCGATGGTGATCCTGGGCAAGGATTCCTCGTTGGCCCGCGTTCGCGCTTTCCGCGGCTAG
- the leuD gene encoding 3-isopropylmalate dehydratase small subunit, with amino-acid sequence MEAFTTHTGIGVPLRQSNVDTDQIIPAVYLKRITRTGFEDALFAAWRKDESFILNQAPFNAGSVLVAGPDFGTGSSREHAVWALKDYGFKAVLSSRFADIFRGNSGKQGLLAAQLAQDDIELIWKVLENAPGTEVKVDLVSKTVECGNVVAPFDIDDYTRWRLLEGLDDIGLTLQHEEDITAYEATRPSFKPRTIPAKVDAR; translated from the coding sequence ATGGAAGCTTTCACAACCCACACCGGCATCGGGGTCCCGCTGCGCCAGAGCAACGTGGACACCGACCAGATCATCCCCGCCGTGTACCTCAAGCGAATCACCCGTACCGGGTTCGAGGACGCCCTGTTCGCAGCGTGGCGCAAGGACGAGTCCTTCATCCTGAACCAGGCCCCTTTCAACGCCGGTTCCGTGCTGGTGGCAGGCCCGGACTTCGGTACCGGCTCATCACGTGAACACGCCGTTTGGGCCTTGAAGGACTACGGCTTCAAAGCGGTCCTCTCGTCCCGTTTCGCCGATATCTTCCGCGGCAACTCCGGCAAGCAAGGACTCCTGGCAGCACAGCTTGCGCAGGACGACATTGAACTGATCTGGAAGGTCCTGGAAAACGCTCCCGGTACCGAGGTGAAGGTGGACCTGGTCAGCAAGACGGTCGAGTGCGGCAATGTGGTGGCACCGTTCGACATTGATGACTACACCCGCTGGCGCCTGCTGGAAGGCCTGGATGACATCGGCCTGACCCTCCAGCACGAAGAAGACATCACCGCGTACGAAGCCACCCGGCCGTCGTTCAAACCCCGGACGATCCCGGCAAAAGTCGATGCCCGTTAG
- a CDS encoding DUF1697 domain-containing protein, whose translation MESYAVFLRGINVGGINIKMADLKAALHDYPFTRVKTLLASGNVVLQSDLSAKDVKARFERCLRDSFGYDAWVVVLTAQRVAELVDACPYPADDKSTHSYITLASDTAMLDELFAAAEELGGVTQVRLGPEATAWLAPAGGTLDSPFSKLSAKPRYKASTTTRNLRTLVKVRDAAAAL comes from the coding sequence ATGGAAAGCTACGCAGTATTCCTGCGCGGAATCAATGTGGGCGGCATCAACATCAAGATGGCCGACCTCAAGGCAGCGCTCCACGACTACCCGTTCACCAGGGTCAAGACCCTGTTGGCAAGTGGGAATGTGGTGCTGCAAAGCGACCTCAGCGCCAAGGACGTCAAGGCCCGGTTCGAACGGTGCCTGCGGGACTCCTTCGGCTACGACGCCTGGGTGGTTGTCCTGACAGCGCAGAGGGTCGCCGAACTTGTGGACGCCTGCCCGTACCCCGCGGATGACAAGTCGACGCACAGCTACATCACCTTGGCCTCGGACACCGCGATGCTTGACGAGCTCTTTGCAGCAGCCGAAGAACTGGGGGGCGTGACGCAAGTGCGCCTGGGCCCTGAAGCCACCGCCTGGTTGGCACCTGCGGGCGGCACCCTGGACAGCCCGTTCAGCAAGCTCTCCGCCAAGCCACGCTACAAGGCAAGCACCACCACCCGGAACCTCCGTACGCTGGTCAAAGTCAGGGACGCCGCGGCCGCTCTCTAG